From a region of the Primulina eburnea isolate SZY01 chromosome 7, ASM2296580v1, whole genome shotgun sequence genome:
- the LOC140837057 gene encoding LOW QUALITY PROTEIN: uncharacterized protein (The sequence of the model RefSeq protein was modified relative to this genomic sequence to represent the inferred CDS: deleted 2 bases in 2 codons) codes for MEEGEEPSSNATSLFPAFLPSKPPQIPSAAVADADTTSAAAAVNWLQNSSFTTDLSVINDAVSKYELPYDALDDEEQVPEEIDANKRRDQYEMVASSASDEDASEGEGRKKRRKQRRRSEARPSSYDYPAALSSSRKPGVQKWASSTTMSGEKEYFFDSRGDRDNLAFGSVYRMDVARYKLYNSKEVSGNSNFRQYARVGGIDGDEDIDWLDTKLKSGGRYWSAKYAAVERHKNLKRVRILVPTKPIGNMVTDFIPLSSDGDSGSAPILNVTVIEESWEDEVLRKTKEFNTMTREHPQDESVWLAFAEFQDKVSRMQPHKGARLQTLEKKISILEKATEFNPDSEDLLLALLNAYQTRDSSDVLIRRWEKILASNSGSYKLWREFLRVVQGEFSRFKVSEMRKFYTSAIQALGGACIKQHRQAFPSGNETHVDPSIVQLELGLVDIFLSLCRLEWQAGYQELATALFQAEIEYTLFSPSLVISEQSKQRLFEHFWSSNGARIGEDGAFGWSTWLEKEEEQRQRLISEETSTTAEEGGWTGWFDPISQNKEIDEFPLSNAENDVIVGELDDESDARDVEQKDDIEFLLKELGIDAASEADIKVKDTRTWTNWSKAELARDFDQWMPLHSKSDPNSCNDDTTDDEDNEQLFRTILYEDVCDYLFSLKSEEARLSLVAQFIDFYEGRIAQWWTCTNSPSWVEKTLSLETLPYSVLENLKRLHDLLTETRTNSRSISLEFLMHSSNDKNVRSDTMKFLRNATLLCLKAFPQNYMLQEAALVAEELSNTSTNSTGSSVTPCRALAKNLLKNNRQDVLLCGVYAQREALFGNIDHSRKVFDMALTSVEGLPQDARSKAPLLYFWYAEMELSNDNTESTSRATHILSCLGSGARYGPFNGQPSALQKLRARQGFKDQIKMLGSVWARGIIDDPSAAVICSAALFEELTSGWTSALEILENSFAMVLPERRRQSRQPEFLMNYYVRMLCRNHMELKISKVWEVIVKGLQIYPFNPTLHYALVEISNLYISPNKLRWTLDDYFHKKPSVITWLYALSFEMSAGGSKHRIRGLFERALEDGKLQNLVILWRCYLEYEMNIACNFAAAKRVFFRAIHACPWSKKLWLDGFLKLDSILTVKELSDLQEVMRDKELNLRTDIYEILLEDDMDV; via the exons ATGGAGGAAGGAGAGGAACCCTCCTCCAACGCGACGTCGCTCTTCCCCGCTTTTCTCCCCTCTAAACCGCCCCAAATTCCCTCTGCAGCGGTAGCCGACGCCGACACTACATCTGCCGCCGCCGCCGTTAATTGGTTGCAAAACTCCAGCTTCACTACCGACCTCTCCGTCATAAACGAC GCCGTTTCAAAATATGAGCTTCCGTACGATGCACTCGACGATGAAGAACAAGTACCTGAAGAAATTGACGCCAATAAACGGCGGGATCAGTACGAGATGGTGGCTTCCTCGGCTTCTgatgaagatgcgtccgaaggTGAAGGTCGGAAGAAAAGGAGAAAGCAGAGAAGGAGGAGTGAGGCTCGTCCATCTTCATATGATTATCCAGCTGCTCTCTCTTCTTCGAGAAAACCGGGTGTTCAAAAATGGGCTTCTTCTACTACTATGTCTGGCGAGAAAGAGTATTTCTTTGATTCTCGTGGGGATCGCGATAATTTGGCTTTTGGTTCAGTTTACAG AATGGATGTTGCTCGTTACAAACTTTATAACTCTAAGGAAGTTTCTGGGAACAGCAATTTTCGACAATATGCTAGAGTTGGAGGTATTGATGGGGATGAGGACATTGATTGGTTAGATACAAAGCTTAAATCTGGGGGTCGGTATTGGTCTGCGAAATATGCTGCTGTCGAACGTCATAAGAACCTGAAACGAGTGAGAATTCTTGTTCCTACCAAGCCTATAGGGAATATGGTTACTGATTTTATTCCCTTATCATCAGATGGAGATTCAGGTAGTGCACCGATTTTAAATGTAACAGTCATTGAAGAGTCTTGGGAAGATGAGGTGCTGCGAAAAACAAAGGAGTTCAATACTATGACAAGGGAACACCCGCAGGATGAGAGTGTTTGGTTAGCATTTGCGGAATTTCAAGATAAGGTTTCTAGAATGCAGCCTCATAAAGGTGCTCGTTTACAGACTCTAGAGAAGAAAATCAGCATTTTGGAGAAGGCGACTGAGTTTAACCCTGATAGTGAAGATTTGTTACTTGCACTTTTGAATGCTTATCAAACTAGAGATAGCTCTGATGTCTTAATTAGGAGATGGGAAAAGATACTAGCATCCAATTCAGGGAGTTACAAGCTGTGGAGAGAATTTTTGAGGGTTGTTCAGGGTGAATTCTCCAGATTTAAGGTTTCTGAGATGAGGAAGTTTTACACAAGCGCAATCCAAGCCTTAGGTGGTGCTTGTATCAAGCAGCATAGGCAG GCATTTCCATCTGGCAATGAAACTCATGTTGATCCGTCAATTGTGCAATTGGAACTTGGTTTAGTTGATATATTTCTTAGTCTTTGCCGCCTAGAGTGGCAAGCAGGTTATCAGGAGTTGGCTACTGCTTTATTTCAGGCAGAGATTGAATATACTTTGTTTTCTCCCTCTTTAGTTATTTCTGAACAAAGTAAACAAAGACTGTTTGAACACTTTTGGAGTAGTAATGGTGCCAGAATAGGGGAAGATGGTGCATTTGGATGGTCAACATGGCTAGAGAAAGAA GAAGAACAGAGGCAGAGACTTATTAGTGAAGAGACCTCAACAACAGCTGAAGAGGGTGGCTGGACAGGTTGGTTTGATCCGATATCACAGAATAAGGAAATTGATGAATTTCCACTGAGTAATGCTGAGAATGATGTCATTGTTGGGGAGTTGGATGATGAATCTGATGCTAGAGATGTTGAGCAGAAGGATGATATCGAGTTTCTGCTTAAAGAACTTGGGATTGATGCAGCTTCTGAAGCTGATATCAAGGTCAAAGATACGAGAACATGGACTAATTGGTCAAAGGCAGAGTTGGCCAGAGATTTTGATCAGTGGATGCCTCTTCATTCAAAATCTG ATCCGAATTCATGTAATGATGATACAACTGATGATGAAGACAATGAGCAACTATTCAGGACAATATTATATGAAGATGTGTGTGATTACCTGTTCTCGCTAAAATCCGAGGAAGCCCGGTTATCTCTCGTTGCCCAGTTTATAGATTTCTATGAAGGGAGAATAGCTCAATGGTG GACTTGTACAAACAGTCCAAGTTGGGTTGAAAAAACCCTCAGTTTGGAGACTCTTCCGTATTCTGTTTTAGAGAACTTGAAAAGACTGCATGATCTTCTAACAGAAACAAGAACCAACTCGAGGAGTATCAGTTTGGAGTTTCTTATGCACAGCTCCAATGACAAAAATGTGAGGAGTGACACCATGAAATTCCTTCGCAATGCCACATTGCTTTGTTTAAAAGCTTTTCCTCAGAATTACATGTTGCAAGAAGCTGCTCTCGTAGCTGAAGAGCTATCAAACACAAGTACTAATTCAACCGGCAGTTCTGTAACCCCGTGTCGAGCTCTGgcaaaaaatttattgaaaaataatcGGCAG GATGTATTGCTCTGCGGTGTTTATGCACAAAGAGAAGCACTTTTCGGCAACATTGATCATTCCAGGAAGGTTTTTGACATGGCATTAACATCTGTCGAGGGGCTTCCACAG GATGCTCGTTCGAAGGCTCCTCTTTTATATTTCTGGTATGCTGAAATGGAGCTATCAAATGATAATACTGAGTCAACATCGCGTGCGACACATATCTTGTCTTGCTTAGGCAGTGGAGCAAGATATGGTCCATTTAATGGTCAACCATCAGCTTTGCAAAAGCTTAGAGCCCGCCAGGGGTTTAAAGATCAAATAAAAATGCTAGGTTCAGTGTGGGCACGTGGTATCATAGATGATCCTTCTGCTGCTGTCATTTGCTCAGCAGCTTTATTTGAAGAACTGACTTCTGGATGGACTTCTGCTCTGGAAATTTTGGAAAATTCCTTTGCAATGGTGCTTCCAG AGAGAAGACGGCAAAGTCGGCAACCTGAATTTTTGATGAACTACTATGTGAGGATGCTTTGTAGGAATCATATGGAACTTAAGATTTCAAAAGTATGGGAAGTCATCGTGAAAGGGTTACAGATTTATCCCTTTAATCCAACTCTACACTATGCTTTGGTTGAAATCAGCAATCTTTATATTTCACCCAATAAATTGCGATGGACTTTGGATGATTACTTTCACAA AAAACCATCTGTGATCACATGGCTCTATGCATTGTCATTTGAGATGAGTGCAGGGGGCTCCAAACACAGAATACGTGGACTTTTTGAAAGGGCGCTTGAGGATGGCAAATTGCAGAATTTGGTGATTCTCTGGCGTTGTTATCTGGAATATGAGATGAACATAGCATGCAACTTTGCTGCAGCTAAAAGAGTTTTCTTTCGTGCCATACATGCTTGTCCCTG GTCTAAAAAGTTATGGCTCGATGGATTCCTCAAACTCGATTCCATACTGACCGTTAAAGAACTCTCCGATCTCCAGGAAGTCATGCGGGACAAGGAACTCAATTTGAGGACTGATATATATGAGATTTTATTGGAAGATGATATGGATGTGTAG